One window of the Nicotiana tabacum cultivar K326 chromosome 4, ASM71507v2, whole genome shotgun sequence genome contains the following:
- the LOC107815230 gene encoding GDSL esterase/lipase At5g08460-like translates to MIGSPYRKASEVNALDMIKEHTMEGQFMTWNVLFLYNLALLVILSFQEAIAVPQFTALFAFGDSLIDPGNNNYLPNSLAKANYVPYGVDFIGPTGRFCNGRTMIDYLGDLLGLPLIPAYTATIAMGSDISKGVNYASAAAGILDETGHNLGERFSLNQQIQNFEDTLNQLKQQMEEQDLSYYLATSLVVMNLGNNDYINNYLQPSLYTTSSNYKPRDYADLLIKHYSRQILALHAIGLRKFLLGAIGPLGCIPSQVGTGLAPPGKCVSIVNEMIGMFNSQLRFLVDQLNKDNPHSIFIYGNTFGGFIEIFNNASVYGFEVKDRGCCGVGRRITCLPLSVPCFNRDQYLFWDAFHPTQAVNQILARKAYSGSLHDCYPINVQQMAQL, encoded by the exons ATGATTGGTTCTCCATACAG GAAAGCATCAGAAGTGAACGCACTGGATATGATAAAAGAACACACAATGGAGGGCCAGTTTATGACATGGAATGTTCTTTTCTTGTACAATTTAGCTCTCCTTGTTATTCTTTCCTTTCAAGAAGCCATTGCAGTGCCACAGTTCACAGCTTTGTTCGCCTTTGGGGATTCACTTATAGATCCTGGAAATAATAACTATCTCCCAAACTCTTTGGCAAAGGCTAATTATGTACCATATGGAGTTGATTTTATAGGGCCCACTGGGAGATTTTGCAATGGAAGAACCATGATAGATTATTTGG GTGATCTGCTAGGACTTCCTCTAATTCCAGCTTATACAGCTACTATCGCCATGGGTAGTGATATTTCGAAAGGCGTAAATTATGCTTCAGCTGCAGCCGGAATTCTAGACGAGACAGGCCATAATCTT GGAGAAAGGTTCAGCTTGAATCAACAGATTCAAAATTTTGAAGATACCTTGAATCAACTAAAACAGCAGATGGAAGAGCAAGACTTGAGCTATTATCTTGCAACGTCGTTGGTTGTAATGAACCTTGGCAACAATGACTACATCAACAACTATTTGCAACCTTCATTGTACACAACGAGTTCCAATTACAAGCCTAGAGATTATGCTGATCTCCTCATAAAGCATTACTCTAGGCAAATCTTG GCACTTCATGCTATAGGACTAAGGAAGTTCTTATTGGGAGCAATTGGACCACTGGGTTGTATCCCTAGCCAAGTTGGAACTGGTCTTGCTCCACCAGGAAAGTGTGTCTCTATTGTGAATGAAATGATTGGGATGTTTAATTCACAACTTAGGTTTCTTGTTGATCAGCTAAACAAAGATAACCCTCACTCCATCTTTATTTACGGCAATACTTTTGGAGGATTTATCGAGATATTCAACAATGCCTCTGTTTATG GGTTTGAAGTAAAGGACAGAGGATGCTGTGGCGTTGGGAGGCGAATAACATGTCTTCCATTGTCAGTGCCTTGCTTCAATAGAGATCAATACCTCTTTTGGGATGCCTTCCATCCAACACAAGCTGTGAATCAAATTCTTGCTAGGAAGGCATATTCAGGGTCCTTACATGATTGTTATCCCATAAATGTCCAACAAATGGCTCAGCTCTAA